GTTTATATATATACACACCTTTGCCAATCGGGTCACCAAAATCGTCAGTGCCATCCCAGGGTATGGGATCGGCTCTGAAACCGTTTGTCTGAACAGCAGCGTTGATTGTCTTTATCAGCTTTCCGCTGATGGTAAATATCTGTATCTGCACACTCAGACCGCAACAGGGCTGATTGTGTTCAAACCAAAATTCAGTATAGGTAGTAAAAGGATTCGGATAATTTAAAACGTGGCTCAATGCCAGACTGGCCGATTCTGCCACAACAAAATCGAGGCTTGATTCGGAAGAATTATTGAACACATCCCACGCTTTAAAATTTAATGAATGCGAGCCCACGGCAAGCTTTGAGAAAGGATATCTGACCCGTCCACTTTTGTATGTATTCAGGTCGGCCTCGTAATAATCGTTTAATACGACTGTTTTATCGGTGTTTTCGTCGAGCACGGCAGATACATCATGCCCAATGCCGGTGCCCACCGTATTGATGCCGCTCGAATCGCTGACAATCGCTAACAGTAATGGATTCGGGTCGGTTAATCCGCCTGACACAAACCGTTCGTTGTTCATATACAAGTGTATCGACGGACCGCCATTATCAGTATTGGTAAAACTTTCTGTTCCGCCAATAATAAACTGTTCAAAATTACCATTGGCATCAGTGGTACCATTTTGAGAATAATAACTGATTCTGCCTTTTCCAAAATTGTATGCAATATCTTTCGGTACGATGAAACTAAAGGTAAAATCGCCGTTTACCACGCTCGATTTACCCTTGTAAATATTATTCTTCTGCATGAAAAAATTTATCGGAGAACCGGCATCATTTCCTCTTGAAGTTACTTTGAGGCGCTTATCCATCACCGTAGGATAAATAATCCCGTTAAAATCAGTTTTTTTGTTGCCTGCGTTATCTTCTACGTAGCCCGTTACCGTTACTTTGGCCATTGCTTTAATGGTATCTGTTCCACCAACCGGATGTGTGTTTATTGTTGACGTTATTACATTGAATTCGGGGTAGGCCAGTCTCATAGCAGGATCGCCCAGCAGCACAAAATTGCTGATTACAGATGCGCATGAATAATCATTCTTTGATTTTCTTACCACGTCGCCCATGGCAGGATATTTTCCGCTTGTTTTTTTAAGGACATTACTAAAAAATATGGTATTAAGGTCTGCATTTGAACCTGAAAATGCGAGGCGTGTTGTTGTGAAAAGTGCGATAGCGCCACCGTTCGGATTCAGGTACGTATATTCGCCGGCAGCAGAACGCCCGGGGTCGTCAAAGCGGCTGAATTCGCAGGTTGCAGTAACAAAAAGTGGCATATTGTAAATATTGCTCCATTTGTTAATATCGGCAATACCCAATACCTGTTCGTGCGCCCAGCCGATTTCGCCTCCATGCCCGATATAATTAATAATCAGTGCACCCTTATCCACACGCTGATTGATAGCCGTTTCAACATCAGGGTAGCGTTGCCCGCCCGGAGTTGACTCTTGAACATAGGCATCAAAATATATTTTATCCAGGTTGTAATTGGGGTAAACAGTATCAATATTTTCAGCAATTTTATCTGATTCTTCAAGGAAATGCTCGCCAGATTTATCCGAATCATCGGCCACAAAGCAAATCACATTGCGCCAGTCGCCCAGATTTGAAACGCCGGTCGAATAGCCCGAACACACAGGAGTCTGCGTTGCAAGGTCGCGACGGGCCGTATAACGGTACAATTTATCAACGCAGTTGCGGGCTTCTTCCAAATCCTTCACCGGCATACGGCCGATACCAATATCGAGCCGTCCGCCATAGGAACCCGATTCGGTGTCATCCAAAAAGCCATAATAATCATCCGTAAGATAGGACGCCGTTGGTTCAAGAGAATTCCAACTTTCGAATGTCGGAACAAAATTGGTATTGCCTGAAATACGGTCAAGATAATCAAAGGAACCATCGCCAAAAAGCAACAGATATTTTGGCAACAATGCCGTATTAGAACCGGCACGGTCGTAAAACATTTTCATCAAATCTTTAATTGCGGTTATGTCCTGAATCCCCGAAGAAAATTCATTATAAACCAAATCAACGGGAATAACGGCCACTGTCATATTTTCAAGGTCAGCGTGCAACTGTGCAATCCTGTTTGCTTCGCTCTCAAACGCGGGATAGGTTATTATAACCATATCGTACTGCCCCAGACCATGCAAATTTTGATTTGCCATAGCCGTTCCATCTTCAATCGTATTAAATCCGCTGCCATCATGGGCTACAAATTCGTGCAGGCTATCGGTATTTACACGGAATGAATACGTATTACCGGCCATGCTACCATTTATAATTTTAGGATTCACAAAATCCGAAACATCCCAGACTTCAATATTGGACGGCGCATCGGAAATTGAAAATTCACTGACACCTTTTCCGATGGAAGCAGCACTTCTGAAATCCATTTGACCAATAGTAAAACTCAGATTGCGAAGTACATTAATTTCAAAATAATTGAGCCAGCCAAGGGGTGTGGTTGAGCCGCCTTTATAAAAATCGAGTCTCAAATTAAGTGAAGACGTTGCCGGAACAGAAATCGTATCGTCGGCAACAAGCGCGTAGGCAGATGTATAATCGGGAGAGGCAGCCGGAATGAGCTGCGTTAATGCCAGACTCCCGTTGGCATACAATTTAAAATTAGTTGAAATACCCACACCACGTCCGGCTACATTTGAACGAATCAGCATTCTGGAGCCTGCGGCCAAATTGGAAAAACCATAGTTGAACGAATAGGATGTTTTCACATCAAATGCTTCTCCATACCATTCCCGTCCCGATTTTATCAGATTGAGCGAATCCTTTTCGTGAAAGTCAAAATCATTGAATGTATGGACATAATAATTAGGGGATTGCGATAAAGAAGGAATCGTAGTGATTCGCTTTCCGGCACCAAGGCTCGGTGTAATAAAATACACTGCTTTTTGTGAATATTTATTAATCTGGTGCCTGAACTCATTGCCTGTGCCACTGTAATTCCAGGTTGCGGTTCCTTTTGCATAAAATAATATATAATCGTTCGGGCCGAAATTTCCGTCGCCTTCACCTGCCACATAGATAGCATTTTCAGCCAGGTCATCAAAGCGGGGGGCGGCATTGCTTTCAGGAAGCATCTGACCGCCATTACCGTATATCCGAATGTTCCGCGGATCAATTCCCGACACATCCATACCCATTTTTTGGAGGTCATTGTATGTAATTTTATAGATGCCGTTGGCCGACACTTTAAACTTAAACCAGCTGCCATTTTTAAGTACAGAAGCGGATGCGTAAACACGTGATTTTTTTTGTGTAAACGGAGCGGGTGTTTTTGACGGTCCAATCTGCAAACGGAATGATACGAGTTTCTCAAGCGTGCCGTTTGCCGGATTCAGGCGTAATGGAATGAATTTTACCACCGTATGCGCCTTTTTCTTTTCATATACAACTTCTGTTGAAACAGCAATCGTTGATTGAATTGAAGCCGTTTTATTCATCACCGACAATTCTTCGGCACTTAAAGGTTTAAAAACAGCATCTGAAATAGCTGCTTCAGGCAAAAAGCCGCCTGACTGCCCCGGCAGTTCCTGAAAAAACCACGGAAGACCGGAGTCATCGGCATACACAGCTCCTTCAAAATTCAGAAAGCTTGCGGCAGAAATTTCCGAGATGGTGATTGTTCGTGGCGATTTCCAAACAATCGTCTGCATCTTGGCATCTTGCCCGGAAGCAATAATGCCTGAAAACAGCAAGCAGGCAAAAACTATTATGAAAGGTCGTAACTTCATTAATCAAGGATTTGCATTACAAGGTATTTATGGCAAAAGTATAAAACAGCAGCCAAAAGAAACGGTAATAATTAAATAATTAGTAATATTTTGTAACATTCGGACGTTTTTAAAGTATAAACTGAAAAAAATCTTATTTTTGTAGCGCATAGAAAATATAATAATATTATCTTTGCTAAACAGAAGTAAGCAAGTAACGGAAATTTGAATAGCATATTGTTTTAGGGAAGCTGATATTTTACAGAAAAAAAGATGCCATCAGCCAATTAAAATAATATTTTGGCGTTATAAAAAAACATCTTTATGAGAAAATCATACATACGGGCGTTACCACTAATCTTACTCCTGCTTGCAGGGAAGCTGACGTTTGCTCAGGATCCGCATTTTTCGCAATACTATGCGAATCCGTTGTATCTGAACCCGGCTTTTGCAGGCACGTCAATGTGTCCACGCCTCATCATGAATTTCAGAGATCAATGGCCGAAGATATCGGGTACGTACGTAACCTATAATGCTTCTTATGACCAGCACATTGAGAAAATATCCGGCGGTATCGGCTTTTTACTGAATACAGACCGTGCCGGAGAAGGCGTATTGAACACCACCACTTTTTCAGCCATGTACTCCTACCGTCTCGAGATAAGCCGCTCATTCTCCATGAAAGCAGCCCTTGAAGCGACATATTTCCAAAAACATTTAGACTGGGAAAAGCTGACGTTCCCCGATCAGATTAACAACAGACAGGGATTCGTTTATAATACCAATGAAGTTCAACCCGGAACGCTTGTAAAACGCAACGTCGATTTTAGCGCCGGTGTGCTTGGTTATGGCGAAAACTTTTTTGCAGGTTTTGCCGTTCACCATCTTACCAAGCCCGACGAAGGCTTTATCAGCCTGAGCCGCATACCGAGAAAATTCACCGTTCATGCAGGCGGTGTTATCAACCTTGTTAAAAAGATTCGTCGCAGACATAATTACGACAGTCCTACCATTTCTCCGAATATTTTATTCATGCAACAGCAAAATTTCCAGCAAATAAATTATGGCGTGTATTTCAACCGTTTCCCGTTTGTAGGTGGAATCTGGTTCCGTCAGAATTTCAAAAATGCTGATGCATTCATTTTTATGGCAGGTATTCAGGCAAGTATGTTCAAACTCGGTTACAGTTATGACCTCACCGTGTCGAAACTGACAAATGCTACCGGGGGCGCACACGAAGTTTCGTTTGCACTTCAGTTTAACTGCAAACCCGAAAGAAAGAAGGCCCGTGCAATAAACTGCCCGTCCTTTTAGTTATTAATTATTGAACCAGGAAATCATAATACAACTATGAAATATAGCGGAATAATAAGAAATCTGGCACTGTTCGCGGGTGCTGTCATGATCTTCTCCTCCTGCAAAAAAGAAGCATCAAGCACTACCGGCTGGGAGTATAACAATCCTAAGAACGGTGGTTTTGAAGTTGTACCTTACGAAGAGCAGGAAACCGGACCCGGTCTTGTACTGGTTGAAGGCGGAACGTTTGTGATGGGTCGCACAGAACAGGATGTGATGTACGAATGGGACAACATCCCCAGAAGGGTAACCGTTTCCTCATTCTATCTTGACCAGACCGAAGTTCGCAACCTTGACTATTGCGAATACCTGTATTGGTTAAAGAGGGTTTTCGGCGTTGACTATCCTGAAGTATATAATAAAAGTGTTCCCGATACACTGGTATGGCGCGAGCGTCTGGCTTATAACGAGCCGATGGTTGAGTATTACCTGCGTCACCCGTCATACCGCGAATATCCAGTTGTTGGTGTTAGCTGGGTTCAGGCCACTGACTATTGCGCTTGGCGTACCGACCGCGTAAATGAATATATTCTTGTCAGGGAAGGCATCCTGAAAATGGACCCGAACCAGCAGAACGAAGAAAACTTCAACACAGATGCTTATTTAGCAGGACAATATGAAGGTGTTGTGAAAAACGACCTTTATGATATTAACCCCAATGGTACCGGAACGCGTAAAGTACGGATGGAAGATGGAATTCTTTTGCCGCGCTATCGCCTCCCGACTGAAGCCGAATGGGAATTTGCAGCACTTGGTCTGATTGGTAATACCATTTACGAACGTATTCTTGAGAGAAGAATTTATCCGTGGAACGGACATATTCTCCGGAACGACCGTTCTAACAACCTTGGCGAATTTACAGGTAACTTTGTAAGAGGCCGCGGAGACTATATGGGTGTTGCAGGCAACCTCAACGATGCTGCCGATATTACAGCTCCCGTTTACGCATACTGGCCCAATGATTATGGACTCTATGGCATGGGCGGCAACGCTGCCGAATGGGTAATGGATGTTTACAGACCATTAAGTCTTGAAGATTTTTCCGAGTTCAGACCATTCAGGGGTAATCAATTCCAGACTCAGGTTCGCGATGTTGACGGACTGCTGGAAGATAAAGACAGCCTTGGCCGTATTAAAATGCGCGATGTTACCGTTGAAGAATCGGCAAACAGACGCAACTACAGACAATCGGACAACAGAAACTATATCGACGGCGATTATACAACAACCATTAACACCGCCGGTGACTGGACAACTGTTGACGAAAATGAAGCTACCAATCCTGTTTATGACTATGGCAATCATTCTATGATTAATGATAAAGCCAGAGTTTACAAAGGTGGCAGCTGGAGAGACCGCGCATACTGGCTCAGCCCAGGTACCCGCAGGTATCTTGACGAAAACCAAAAAACTGATTTTATAGGCTTTAGATGTGCCATGACCAGGGTAGGTAGTCCTGTCGGCAATTACTAAAATCTGAATACAACATATTTAAACCCCATTTAGCAATAGATGGGGTTTTCTTTTAAGTTCCCTTAATATGACGATTGAAAACCTGTATCACGTTTACCTTAGCCATCCCACAGTATGCACCGATACCCGCAGTATCGAAAAGGGATGCCTGTTCTTCTGCCTTCGCGGCGATACGTTCGACGGCAACACATTTGCAACCAAAGCCCTTGAACAAGGCGCTGCCTTTGTAATTACCGAAGACGCGACACTCACCGGCGAAGGATTTATCCATACCCCTAATGCCCTGCTGACACTGCAGCAACTCGCCCTTCATCACCGAATGCAGTTGAATATACCCGTACTTGGCATTACGGGCACCAACGGAAAAACTACCACCAAAGAACTTGTGAAAGCTGTTCTTGAGCGTAAATTCAAGGTAAGCGCTACCGTTGGGAATCTCAATAACCATATCGGTGTTCCGTTAAGCCTGCTGCGTATACACCCTGACACTGAAATTGCAATTATAGAAATGGGCGCCAACCACCCCGGCGAGATTGCGGAACTATGCACACTGGCAGATCCTAATTTCGGGATTATCACAAATATTGGTAAAGCACACCTTGAAGGCTTCGGCAGCTTCGAAAATATTATCCGGACGAAAGAAGCCCTATATATATATGTAAGAAATCACGACGGTATTTTGTTCGTGAACGAGCAGAATGAGCTATTGATTGGGTTATCGGAAAACTGTGAACGTATTACTTACGGAACAGGCGAAGATGCTGCCTACCGGGGTTCAATTATTGATTCAAACCCTGTTCTCAAAATACAGTGGGATGAATATGAAATTAACACCCGGATGACCGGAAAATACAATTTTGAGAACATCATGTCGGCCATCGCTGTGGGATGCTTTTTCGGTGTGCCGGAAACGGAAATAGTGTCGGCATTAGAAGAATATGCACCTTCAAACAGCCGTTCGCAATTGCTGAAAACGGCTACCAATTTTGTGATTCTCGACGCCTACAATGCCAATCCTACAAGTATGGAAGCGGCACTGGAAAACTTTAATGCCATGGACGGAATCCGGAAGGCATTACTGCTCGGAGATATGCTGGAACTGGGCGAAACCAGAGAAGCAGAACACCGCGGCATTTTAAACATCGTTGCCAACATGAATGTTGACCTTGTATTGCTCACCGGACCGGTATTCAGTGCTGTATGTGAGCATAAAGAATGGCATTGTTTTGCAAATTCTGATGATACCTTTGTCTGGTTACAGACACACCCTATAAGCGGCTATTCGGTATTGGTAAAAGGCTCGCGCGGAATACGGCTCGAAAAGGCCGTTCCGGCATTATAATAATATTCCATGGAACAGCTTTACCACGTTATAGGAATCATGTCGGGCACATCGCTTGATGGAGTTGATTTGGCGTACTGTGAATTCCGCTGCAACGAAAACAGATGGCATTACGCAATTATAGAAGCCGTGACCTGCCCTTACCCTTTGGGATGGCCGGAAAAATTACGACAGCTGGAAACCGGCAGTGCATTGGATCTGGCAAAGACTCACAACGAACTTGGAAGGCTGTATGGCTCAATGGTGGCATCATTCATTGAAACACACCGGCTCAAACCATTGTTTATTGCCTCTCACGGGCATACGATTTTTCATCAGCCCGGAAATGGGTTTACCACTCAAATTGGCGACGGAGCTGCCATTGCTGCAAAGTGCGGCTTGCCGGTTATCAATGATTTCAGAAGCATGGATGTTGCATTGGGCGGACAGGGCGCACCTCTGGTTCCAATGGGCGACCGACTTCTGTTCTCAGATTTTGATTATTGCCTGAATATAGGCGGTTTTGCAAATATATCATATGAAAAATCAGGCAAACGGCTGGCTTATGATGTGTGCCCGGCAAACATAGTATTGAATGAACTTGCCCAGTCATCGGGTAAAGCATATGACAACGACGGCAACATTGCAAGGCAGGGCCGCATCGACGAAAAGCTGCTGAATGCATTGAATGGGCTGAACTATTATAAAATATCACCACCAAAATCACTTGGACGGGAATGGCTTTGTGCTGAGTTTTTGCCCATGCTGCACGAATCAAAGCGCAGGCTTGAAGATAATATGGCGACCGTTGTTGAGCATATTGCAACCCAAATAGGTGCAGCCGTGACCGGGAATAGCAACGGAAAGCTGCTGTTAACGGGAGGCGGAGCATACAATAATTTTCTGGTAGAACGAATACGGTTTCATAGCAATGCACAAATTATCGTACCCGATGCTCTCACTGTTGAATTTAAGGAAGCACTTATCTTTGCATTTCTGGGAGTGCTGCGATGGCGCAATGAAAATAACGGCCTGAGCTCGGTTACCGGCGCCAGAGCAGACAGTTGCGGAGGAGCGGTATATTCAGGTAATAGGTAATAAGTAATAAGTAATAGGTAATAGGTAACAATTCAACAAGCCTGTCCGCCTATGGCGGAGCAATTTGAAAATAAATAGAATTGTAGAAAAAATAATTGAAAATGGATAACATCATTGAGATACTTGAGCGTACTTATTTGGGAAATACCGTTGAGACCTATTTATGGTTTGTCGGAATCCTTATTCTGGGTGCTTCGTTCACTCATTTGCTGAGCAAGCTTATCAGCCGGTTATTGTACCGATTTTTCAGGAAACAGGCGGCTGAAATTGGCGTACAGAAATTCTTTCACCTTATTAAAAAGCCGATGCGGCTGTTTATTATATTGATTTTTGTGTATCTGGCCTGTGACCGCATTGAATTTCCTCAAAACTGGCATCTGTTGCCGCGCAGCGAATTTGGATTGCGTATGGTGCTCATCAGTATTTATGAGATAACGCTGATTTCATCTATTATCTGGTTGTGTCTCAGGGTGGTTGATTTTTCAGGAATGATATTCATGAAAAAGGCAGAAAAAGAGGATAATAAACTCAACGACCAGCTCATTCCGTTTGCCGTGGATATATTGAAAATTCTGGTGGTGATTCTGGGTATTTTTGTGATTCTTGGCTCGGTGTTTATGATTAATATCGGCTCTTTAATTGCCGGTCTGGGTATCGGAGGACTGGCGGTTGCGCTGGCCGCCAAAGAAACACTGGAGAACCTGTTCGGGTCTTTCGCCATATTTCTTGATAAACCCTTTATGGTGGGCGATTTGGTTAAGGTTGGCAACTTCACGGGTACGGTAGAAAAAATAGGATTCAGAAGTACACGCCTGCGCACACTCGATAAAACCTATATGTCTATCCCCAACAAAAAAATGATTGACTCCGAACTCGACAATATTACCCAGCGAAGCATGCAAAGAGTTATGGAGCCGCTGTATTTTGCGCCTTCAACTCCCCGCGATACCATCAAAACCATGATAGCGGAGCTGGAAAAAGCCATTTCTGCCCATCCAAAGGTTGGAGATACCAATATCAAATTCGATAAAATTGAAAACAATACTATTAAAATGATGGTGCTTTACTTTATTCAATCTACCGAATGGGATGTTTATGTAGAAGTGAAGCAGGCTGTGAACTTCGATATTCTGGAAATTGTGCGCCGTAACAAGGCGGAGCTTGCCGCACCCATGCTTGCTATCGGGAAATAATTTGAATATAATAGTGTTGTGGCACAACATTATTTCACCTTTGCCGTATAAGGTCAGTTAATTTTTGAACTTTTGTAATACGGCATGAAAAAGCATTTATATTTGCGCCCTGACAAAAAAATACCATGTTCAGACTCTGTTATACAAACAACGGCTACATCCTTCATCTCCTGCGTGCTTCAGGTAACTCGAGCTGTCCGTAATTCAGATTTTCCTGTTCAAATTTCAATTAAGGAAGATAACAAATAACTATTTTCGTTATAATCATTTTTAATGCAGGCAAAAACACATAACGCACTTTCCAAACTCAGCTTCGCCGGATTCATCATTACCCTTGGTATTGTTTATGGCGACCTGGGAACGTCACCGCTGTATGTGCTGCGCGCCATTGTTTCGAACTCCACTGTTATCACACCTACACTTATTTATGGCGGATTGTCGTGCATCTTCTGGACGCTGACCTTCCAGTCAACGGTAAAATACATCATTGTAACTATTCGTGCCGATAATAAAGGTGAGGGCGGCATATTTGCCTTGTATGCCCTTATCAGAAAACGGGCACGCTGGGCCTTTGTCTTTGCAATTATAGGCGGCGCCACGCTTCTTGCCGATGGTATCATTACTCCTGCAATTACAGTAGTTTCTGCCGTTGAAGGTCTGGATATGGTCAGGTCTAATATTCCTACCGTGCCCATTGCACTGGGCATCATCTGCTTTTTATTCCTGATACAAAAATTCGGCACCGACCTGCTCGGAAAATCCTTTGGTCCGATTATGCTTATATGGTTCACAATGCTGGGGGTGCTTGGCTTATCGCATATTGTAGATTTCCCGGTGATTCTCAAAGCCGTGAATCCTTATTACGCCTATAAATTATTATCGGCCTACCCAAGCGGTTTCTTGTTGTTGGGAGCCGTATTTCTGTGTACCACAGGGGCCGAAGCACTGTATTCCGACCTTGGTCATTGCGGTATAAAGAATATCAGGGCAACCTGGATTTTTGTTAAAACCACCCTTATCCTGAATTACTTCGGACAGGGTGCCTGGCTGCTTACGCATAACATTCCGGATATTCATGCGGTGAATCCATTTTACGCCATCATGCCTCAATGGTTCCTGATACCGGGGATATGCGTGGCAACAGCAGCGGCTGTTATAGCCAGTCAGGCACTTATCAGCGGTTCATTCTCCATCATCAATGAGGCTATATTGCTGAACTTCTGGCCGAAATTTAAAATAAAATATCCGACACCAATAAAAGGACAACTTTATATACCGACGATAAACTCGTTTCTATGGGTATCGTGCATGCTCGTTATTATTTTCTTTCAGAAATCGAGCAATATGGAGGCCGCTTACGGACTTTCCATCACCATTACAATGCTTATGACGACCTGCCTGCTGGCCGTATATTTTCTGCAGCATAAGATTCCGAAATACATCACGGTTCCGTTTATTGCCACCTATCTGATTATAGAAGGTTCGTTTCTGCTGGCCAATCTGAACAAGTTCATTCACGGAGGTTGGGTAACGGTAGTAATAGCAGGCATTCTGCTCTTCATAATGTATGTATGGTACAAAGGCCGTATGCTGAAAAACCGTTTTATTGAATTCATCAAAATAGCGCCTTACGCGGATATCCTGAAGGATTTGAAAATAGACGAAACCGTTCCGAAATACGCCACGAATCTTGTGTATCTCACGCGTGCCGATAAAACAACGGAAGTAGAATCAAAGATTATTACATCCATCATTAACAAGCAACCCAAACGTGCCGACCTTTACTGGCTGATACATATAGACATTCTGGATGAGCCGCGCACCATGGAATACAAGATTACACACATTATACCTGATACACTGATAAAAGTTGATTTCAGGCTCGGATTTAAAGTGCAGCCCAGGATTAATTTATTCTTTAAGCAGGTAATTGATGAAATGATTGCTCATCATGAAGTTGACCTTGTTTCCAATTATCCATCGCTTAAAAAGCATGGTATCATGGGCGATTTCCGCTATATCATCATTGACCGCATACAGAATTACGACTTTGATTTCCCATGGTTCGACCAGTTTATCATGGATGTCTATACCATACTTAAAAATATAGGCATCACTGAAGTGCGCGCTTACGGACTCGACACCAGCAATATTATTGTTGAAAAGGTAGCACTTTCGCTGCCCCGCACGGGCAAAGTGAACCTGAGAAGAGCCAAATGCTGAGATTAGACATACGATAAAAGACGAAAGATAACAGACAAATGTGACTTCTTCGTCTATCTTTTGAAAACAAAAACGCGAATATTGCGTTAGCACTTTCAGAACAATCCTATACATTTGCTATACAGAAAAAAGTAATTGTTCATGAACAACATGGATGATATTATTTTTGATAAACGGAATAAAGCTTACGGAGCCTATGCGCTTCGTAAAGCCTATAACCGCGTTGTCGGAATATCCATCCTGGTCTGCAGTATAACATTTATAGTAATTATTCTCGGCATTTTTCTGCGATATCTGCTCCTGAGTGAAACGATATATTCCATGAGAGGATATGCAGGAGGAAAAGGAGATACGAGTCTGGTGGTTCAATACAATGAAAATTCCGGTCCGCCGCCCCAGTCCATTCCGCAGGATGAGCGCAATACCATTCCGGTTGTTGTTGACAGCAGTAAAATAACCAAGCAAACTACCACTACCCTGTTTAACGATAATCCCGGAGATACCACCGGTAAAGGAAACGGAAGTTCAAACGGTAACGGTAACGGCGGCGGCGATGGTCAGATTTATTTATTTG
The nucleotide sequence above comes from Bacteroidota bacterium. Encoded proteins:
- the porU gene encoding type IX secretion system sortase PorU — translated: MKLRPFIIVFACLLFSGIIASGQDAKMQTIVWKSPRTITISEISAASFLNFEGAVYADDSGLPWFFQELPGQSGGFLPEAAISDAVFKPLSAEELSVMNKTASIQSTIAVSTEVVYEKKKAHTVVKFIPLRLNPANGTLEKLVSFRLQIGPSKTPAPFTQKKSRVYASASVLKNGSWFKFKVSANGIYKITYNDLQKMGMDVSGIDPRNIRIYGNGGQMLPESNAAPRFDDLAENAIYVAGEGDGNFGPNDYILFYAKGTATWNYSGTGNEFRHQINKYSQKAVYFITPSLGAGKRITTIPSLSQSPNYYVHTFNDFDFHEKDSLNLIKSGREWYGEAFDVKTSYSFNYGFSNLAAGSRMLIRSNVAGRGVGISTNFKLYANGSLALTQLIPAASPDYTSAYALVADDTISVPATSSLNLRLDFYKGGSTTPLGWLNYFEINVLRNLSFTIGQMDFRSAASIGKGVSEFSISDAPSNIEVWDVSDFVNPKIINGSMAGNTYSFRVNTDSLHEFVAHDGSGFNTIEDGTAMANQNLHGLGQYDMVIITYPAFESEANRIAQLHADLENMTVAVIPVDLVYNEFSSGIQDITAIKDLMKMFYDRAGSNTALLPKYLLLFGDGSFDYLDRISGNTNFVPTFESWNSLEPTASYLTDDYYGFLDDTESGSYGGRLDIGIGRMPVKDLEEARNCVDKLYRYTARRDLATQTPVCSGYSTGVSNLGDWRNVICFVADDSDKSGEHFLEESDKIAENIDTVYPNYNLDKIYFDAYVQESTPGGQRYPDVETAINQRVDKGALIINYIGHGGEIGWAHEQVLGIADINKWSNIYNMPLFVTATCEFSRFDDPGRSAAGEYTYLNPNGGAIALFTTTRLAFSGSNADLNTIFFSNVLKKTSGKYPAMGDVVRKSKNDYSCASVISNFVLLGDPAMRLAYPEFNVITSTINTHPVGGTDTIKAMAKVTVTGYVEDNAGNKKTDFNGIIYPTVMDKRLKVTSRGNDAGSPINFFMQKNNIYKGKSSVVNGDFTFSFIVPKDIAYNFGKGRISYYSQNGTTDANGNFEQFIIGGTESFTNTDNGGPSIHLYMNNERFVSGGLTDPNPLLLAIVSDSSGINTVGTGIGHDVSAVLDENTDKTVVLNDYYEADLNTYKSGRVRYPFSKLAVGSHSLNFKAWDVFNNSSESSLDFVVAESASLALSHVLNYPNPFTTYTEFWFEHNQPCCGLSVQIQIFTISGKLIKTINAAVQTNGFRADPIPWDGTDDFGDPIGKGVYIYKLSVRGNDGTYADKIEKLVILK
- a CDS encoding type IX secretion system membrane protein PorP/SprF, whose product is MRKSYIRALPLILLLLAGKLTFAQDPHFSQYYANPLYLNPAFAGTSMCPRLIMNFRDQWPKISGTYVTYNASYDQHIEKISGGIGFLLNTDRAGEGVLNTTTFSAMYSYRLEISRSFSMKAALEATYFQKHLDWEKLTFPDQINNRQGFVYNTNEVQPGTLVKRNVDFSAGVLGYGENFFAGFAVHHLTKPDEGFISLSRIPRKFTVHAGGVINLVKKIRRRHNYDSPTISPNILFMQQQNFQQINYGVYFNRFPFVGGIWFRQNFKNADAFIFMAGIQASMFKLGYSYDLTVSKLTNATGGAHEVSFALQFNCKPERKKARAINCPSF
- a CDS encoding SUMF1/EgtB/PvdO family nonheme iron enzyme — protein: MKYSGIIRNLALFAGAVMIFSSCKKEASSTTGWEYNNPKNGGFEVVPYEEQETGPGLVLVEGGTFVMGRTEQDVMYEWDNIPRRVTVSSFYLDQTEVRNLDYCEYLYWLKRVFGVDYPEVYNKSVPDTLVWRERLAYNEPMVEYYLRHPSYREYPVVGVSWVQATDYCAWRTDRVNEYILVREGILKMDPNQQNEENFNTDAYLAGQYEGVVKNDLYDINPNGTGTRKVRMEDGILLPRYRLPTEAEWEFAALGLIGNTIYERILERRIYPWNGHILRNDRSNNLGEFTGNFVRGRGDYMGVAGNLNDAADITAPVYAYWPNDYGLYGMGGNAAEWVMDVYRPLSLEDFSEFRPFRGNQFQTQVRDVDGLLEDKDSLGRIKMRDVTVEESANRRNYRQSDNRNYIDGDYTTTINTAGDWTTVDENEATNPVYDYGNHSMINDKARVYKGGSWRDRAYWLSPGTRRYLDENQKTDFIGFRCAMTRVGSPVGNY
- the murF gene encoding UDP-N-acetylmuramoyl-tripeptide--D-alanyl-D-alanine ligase, which translates into the protein MTIENLYHVYLSHPTVCTDTRSIEKGCLFFCLRGDTFDGNTFATKALEQGAAFVITEDATLTGEGFIHTPNALLTLQQLALHHRMQLNIPVLGITGTNGKTTTKELVKAVLERKFKVSATVGNLNNHIGVPLSLLRIHPDTEIAIIEMGANHPGEIAELCTLADPNFGIITNIGKAHLEGFGSFENIIRTKEALYIYVRNHDGILFVNEQNELLIGLSENCERITYGTGEDAAYRGSIIDSNPVLKIQWDEYEINTRMTGKYNFENIMSAIAVGCFFGVPETEIVSALEEYAPSNSRSQLLKTATNFVILDAYNANPTSMEAALENFNAMDGIRKALLLGDMLELGETREAEHRGILNIVANMNVDLVLLTGPVFSAVCEHKEWHCFANSDDTFVWLQTHPISGYSVLVKGSRGIRLEKAVPAL